One Leopardus geoffroyi isolate Oge1 chromosome C1, O.geoffroyi_Oge1_pat1.0, whole genome shotgun sequence DNA segment encodes these proteins:
- the UBIAD1 gene encoding ubiA prenyltransferase domain-containing protein 1 isoform X3, whose translation MAASHVPGEINIQAGETAKVGDRDLLGDDCPEQDRLPQRSWRQKCASYVLALRPWSFSASLTPVALGSALAYRSQGVLDPRLLVGCAVAVLAVHGAGNLVNTYYDFSKGIDHKKSDDRTLVDRILEPQDVVRFGVFLYTLGCVCAACLYHLSPLKLEHLALIYFGGLSGSFLYTGGIGFKYVALGDLVILITFGPLAVMFAYAVQVGSLAVFPLVYAIPLALSTEAILHCNNTRDMESDREAGIVTLAILIGPTFSYMLYNTLLFLPYLIFSILATRCSISLALPLLTIPMAFSLERQFRSQAFNKLPQRTAKLNLLLGLFYVFGIVLAPAGSLPKL comes from the exons ATGGCGGCCTCTCACGTTCCGGGGGAGATTAACATACAGGCGGGAGAGACGGCCAAGGTCGGGGACAGGGACCTGCTGGGGGACGACTGTCCGGAGCAGGACAGGCTTCCCCAACGCTCCTGGAGGCAGAAATGCGCCTCCTACGTGCTGGCCCTGCGGCCGTGGAGCTTCAGTGCCTCGCTTACCCCGGTGGCCTTGGGCAGTGCCCTGGCCTACAGATCCCAGGGCGTCCTGGATCCCAGGCTGCTGGTGGGTTGTGCCGTGGCCGTCCTTGCCGTGCACGGGGCTGGCAATTTGGTCAACACTTACTATGACTTTTCCAAGGGCATTGACCACAAAAAGAGTGATGACAGGACCCTGGTGGACCGAATCTTGGAGCCCCAGGATGTTGTCCGGTTTGGAGTCTTCCTCTACACTCTGGGCTGTGTCTGTGCCGCTTGTCTCTACCACCTGTCCCCTCTGAAACTGGAGCACTTGGCTCTCATCTACTTTGGAGGCCTGTCTGGCTCCTTTCTCTACACGGGAG GAATCGGATTCAAGTACGTGGCCCTGGGAGACCTCGTCATCCTCATCACTTTCGGCCCGCTGGCCGTGATGTTCGCCTACGCCGTCCAGGTGGGGTCCCTGGCGGTCTTCCCCCTGGTCTACGCCATCCCCCTCGCCCTCAGCACCGAGGCCATTCTCCACTGCAACAACACCAGGGACATGGAATCCGACAGGGAGGCCGGCATCGTGACGCTCGCCATCCTCATCGGCCCCACCTTCTCCTACATGCTGTACAACACGCTGCTCTTCCTGCCCTACCTGATCTTCAGCATCCTGGCCACACGCTGCAGCAtcagcctggccctgcccctgctcaccatTCCCATGGCCTTCTCCCTGGAGAGACAGTTCCGGAGCCAGGCTTTCAACAAACTGCCCCAGAGGACTGCCAAACTCAACCTCCTGCTGGGGCTCTTCTACGTCTTTGGCATCGTCCTGGCCCCAGCGGGCAGTCTGCCCAAACTCTGA
- the UBIAD1 gene encoding ubiA prenyltransferase domain-containing protein 1 isoform X4 — protein MAASHVPGEINIQAGETAKVGDRDLLGDDCPEQDRLPQRSWRQKCASYVLALRPWSFSASLTPVALGSALAYRSQGVLDPRLLVGCAVAVLAVHGAGNLVNTYYDFSKGIDHKKSDDRTLVDRILEPQDVVRFGVFLYTLGCVCAACLYHLSPLKLEHLALIYFGGLSGSFLYTGAMQANLTT, from the coding sequence ATGGCGGCCTCTCACGTTCCGGGGGAGATTAACATACAGGCGGGAGAGACGGCCAAGGTCGGGGACAGGGACCTGCTGGGGGACGACTGTCCGGAGCAGGACAGGCTTCCCCAACGCTCCTGGAGGCAGAAATGCGCCTCCTACGTGCTGGCCCTGCGGCCGTGGAGCTTCAGTGCCTCGCTTACCCCGGTGGCCTTGGGCAGTGCCCTGGCCTACAGATCCCAGGGCGTCCTGGATCCCAGGCTGCTGGTGGGTTGTGCCGTGGCCGTCCTTGCCGTGCACGGGGCTGGCAATTTGGTCAACACTTACTATGACTTTTCCAAGGGCATTGACCACAAAAAGAGTGATGACAGGACCCTGGTGGACCGAATCTTGGAGCCCCAGGATGTTGTCCGGTTTGGAGTCTTCCTCTACACTCTGGGCTGTGTCTGTGCCGCTTGTCTCTACCACCTGTCCCCTCTGAAACTGGAGCACTTGGCTCTCATCTACTTTGGAGGCCTGTCTGGCTCCTTTCTCTACACGGGAG
- the UBIAD1 gene encoding ubiA prenyltransferase domain-containing protein 1 isoform X1, translated as MAASHVPGEINIQAGETAKVGDRDLLGDDCPEQDRLPQRSWRQKCASYVLALRPWSFSASLTPVALGSALAYRSQGVLDPRLLVGCAVAVLAVHGAGNLVNTYYDFSKGIDHKKSDDRTLVDRILEPQDVVRFGVFLYTLGCVCAACLYHLSPLKLEHLALIYFGGLSGSFLYTGATALTSTWRAGHVSKRRVGSWWRSMPGPCWEPSCLASSLGRGCSLNVNRIQVRGPGRPRHPHHFRPAGRDVRLRRPGGVPGGLPPGLRHPPRPQHRGHSPLQQHQGHGIRQGGRHRDARHPHRPHLLLHAVQHAALPALPDLQHPGHTLQHQPGPAPAHHSHGLLPGETVPEPGFQQTAPEDCQTQPPAGALLRLWHRPGPSGQSAQTLRVPGALPTPVRAPSS; from the exons ATGGCGGCCTCTCACGTTCCGGGGGAGATTAACATACAGGCGGGAGAGACGGCCAAGGTCGGGGACAGGGACCTGCTGGGGGACGACTGTCCGGAGCAGGACAGGCTTCCCCAACGCTCCTGGAGGCAGAAATGCGCCTCCTACGTGCTGGCCCTGCGGCCGTGGAGCTTCAGTGCCTCGCTTACCCCGGTGGCCTTGGGCAGTGCCCTGGCCTACAGATCCCAGGGCGTCCTGGATCCCAGGCTGCTGGTGGGTTGTGCCGTGGCCGTCCTTGCCGTGCACGGGGCTGGCAATTTGGTCAACACTTACTATGACTTTTCCAAGGGCATTGACCACAAAAAGAGTGATGACAGGACCCTGGTGGACCGAATCTTGGAGCCCCAGGATGTTGTCCGGTTTGGAGTCTTCCTCTACACTCTGGGCTGTGTCTGTGCCGCTTGTCTCTACCACCTGTCCCCTCTGAAACTGGAGCACTTGGCTCTCATCTACTTTGGAGGCCTGTCTGGCTCCTTTCTCTACACGGGAG CTACAGCCCTGACATCCACCTGGAGAGCTGGGCATGTAAGCAAAAGAAGAGTGGGCAGCTGGTGGAGAAGCATGCCGGGTCCCTGCTGGGAGCCTTCCTGCCTGGCATCTTCCTTGGGCAGAGGTTGTTCCCTCAACGT GAATCGGATTCAAGTACGTGGCCCTGGGAGACCTCGTCATCCTCATCACTTTCGGCCCGCTGGCCGTGATGTTCGCCTACGCCGTCCAGGTGGGGTCCCTGGCGGTCTTCCCCCTGGTCTACGCCATCCCCCTCGCCCTCAGCACCGAGGCCATTCTCCACTGCAACAACACCAGGGACATGGAATCCGACAGGGAGGCCGGCATCGTGACGCTCGCCATCCTCATCGGCCCCACCTTCTCCTACATGCTGTACAACACGCTGCTCTTCCTGCCCTACCTGATCTTCAGCATCCTGGCCACACGCTGCAGCAtcagcctggccctgcccctgctcaccatTCCCATGGCCTTCTCCCTGGAGAGACAGTTCCGGAGCCAGGCTTTCAACAAACTGCCCCAGAGGACTGCCAAACTCAACCTCCTGCTGGGGCTCTTCTACGTCTTTGGCATCGTCCTGGCCCCAGCGGGCAGTCTGCCCAAACTCTGAGGGTCCCgggagccctccccacccccgtccgTGCCCCCTCATCTTAG
- the UBIAD1 gene encoding ubiA prenyltransferase domain-containing protein 1 isoform X2, whose translation MAASHVPGEINIQAGETAKVGDRDLLGDDCPEQDRLPQRSWRQKCASYVLALRPWSFSASLTPVALGSALAYRSQGVLDPRLLVGCAVAVLAVHGAGNLVNTYYDFSKGIDHKKSDDRTLVDRILEPQDVVRFGVFLYTLGCVCAACLYHLSPLKLEHLALIYFGGLSGSFLYTGATALTSTWRAGHVSKRRVGSWWRSMPGPCWEPSCLASSLGRGIGFKYVALGDLVILITFGPLAVMFAYAVQVGSLAVFPLVYAIPLALSTEAILHCNNTRDMESDREAGIVTLAILIGPTFSYMLYNTLLFLPYLIFSILATRCSISLALPLLTIPMAFSLERQFRSQAFNKLPQRTAKLNLLLGLFYVFGIVLAPAGSLPKL comes from the exons ATGGCGGCCTCTCACGTTCCGGGGGAGATTAACATACAGGCGGGAGAGACGGCCAAGGTCGGGGACAGGGACCTGCTGGGGGACGACTGTCCGGAGCAGGACAGGCTTCCCCAACGCTCCTGGAGGCAGAAATGCGCCTCCTACGTGCTGGCCCTGCGGCCGTGGAGCTTCAGTGCCTCGCTTACCCCGGTGGCCTTGGGCAGTGCCCTGGCCTACAGATCCCAGGGCGTCCTGGATCCCAGGCTGCTGGTGGGTTGTGCCGTGGCCGTCCTTGCCGTGCACGGGGCTGGCAATTTGGTCAACACTTACTATGACTTTTCCAAGGGCATTGACCACAAAAAGAGTGATGACAGGACCCTGGTGGACCGAATCTTGGAGCCCCAGGATGTTGTCCGGTTTGGAGTCTTCCTCTACACTCTGGGCTGTGTCTGTGCCGCTTGTCTCTACCACCTGTCCCCTCTGAAACTGGAGCACTTGGCTCTCATCTACTTTGGAGGCCTGTCTGGCTCCTTTCTCTACACGGGAG CTACAGCCCTGACATCCACCTGGAGAGCTGGGCATGTAAGCAAAAGAAGAGTGGGCAGCTGGTGGAGAAGCATGCCGGGTCCCTGCTGGGAGCCTTCCTGCCTGGCATCTTCCTTGGGCAGAG GAATCGGATTCAAGTACGTGGCCCTGGGAGACCTCGTCATCCTCATCACTTTCGGCCCGCTGGCCGTGATGTTCGCCTACGCCGTCCAGGTGGGGTCCCTGGCGGTCTTCCCCCTGGTCTACGCCATCCCCCTCGCCCTCAGCACCGAGGCCATTCTCCACTGCAACAACACCAGGGACATGGAATCCGACAGGGAGGCCGGCATCGTGACGCTCGCCATCCTCATCGGCCCCACCTTCTCCTACATGCTGTACAACACGCTGCTCTTCCTGCCCTACCTGATCTTCAGCATCCTGGCCACACGCTGCAGCAtcagcctggccctgcccctgctcaccatTCCCATGGCCTTCTCCCTGGAGAGACAGTTCCGGAGCCAGGCTTTCAACAAACTGCCCCAGAGGACTGCCAAACTCAACCTCCTGCTGGGGCTCTTCTACGTCTTTGGCATCGTCCTGGCCCCAGCGGGCAGTCTGCCCAAACTCTGA